Within the Vigna angularis cultivar LongXiaoDou No.4 chromosome 10, ASM1680809v1, whole genome shotgun sequence genome, the region TTTTGACATTTTGGTGCTACTTTTCTTCAACTTCCATTGCTCTAacctccttttcttcttagGACGACCAGACATCTGTCTTGTTGATGGAGGCATGACATTTGAACTTTGGGTTACCTTCCAGAGGTTGTTTCCATTAATGGGATATATAATGGAGGAATAAATTTCTTCATAGGTTGACTTTTGATAGCATACAGGTATGTAGTCCTCTGGATGTATGCTGAGAAACCTCATTGCTGCCAGTGCATGTACACAAGGTATTCCACTAATGCTCCATTTCCTGCACGAGCATGAATATTGATCTATATCCACCACAAACTTTTCCCCACTTTGGGACACATGTCTGACTTCAAATAGCCTTTGTGCAGACCAGCTGTCAATCAATAGGTAACATTAGTTTTTTACTATATAGGATAACATAAGCAAAGATATACATATGTCATAAATGTTAGATACCTGGGAATCCAATTCATTGTTTGTAGTCCTTCCTTTTGTAGTCTACTCAGTATTTTTGGACAAATTGATGACTTAAATGACATTGCCCTTGACCTATTAGTGGCCCATCTCTTCATCATGTATAGTCTGATTTCCTCCAACATTGTAAAAATTGGTTTTGTCCTCGTATTTACCAGCACACTATTAAAGGCTTCTAACATGTTATTAGTTAAAGTATCACATTGAGTTGCGGTTGTGAACCTTGATCTGGACCAAAACCTTCAATAAAGATGTATGTCACACAAGAAATATGTTCAGTAATCAGAAAGTAAAAGTTAAGTAAAACTTATGTAAATCGAGAGTGTCAAACCTTGGAGGAATAGATAACAAGTGTCGAAAAACATCTTGGTTGACCTCTTTGATACATCTCATCTCGCTCTCCCATTTTTGTGGGTGGGTTGCTATAGCTGCCCTCCACATAAGCTTTTTCAGGTTCTTTCCAAGGAATTTCTTCTTGAAGTTGGCATATAAATGCCTTACACAAAATCTTTACAACTCCAAGAATAACATCTTGTACAGCTTGTAACAAACCCTGTGAATGAGTCATAAAAATGGTTAGATGGTATTGATTTCAATACATTTGTATAAGATAAAAGTCAATAATTATAATGGAAGATACCTTCTGTTGATCTGATATGATTGTAAGTGAAGAACACACCTCAGGTCCACCTAGGTATTCAATTAATAGCTCCATAAACCAAGTCCAAGTCTCTTTGTTCTCAACTTCTATGATCGCATACGCCAGTGGCAACATTTGGTCGTTTGCATCACGAGCCACAACAGTTAATAGCTCACCACGATGTCTGCCTTTCAAAAAGGCTCCATCAAGGCCAATGATTGGCCTGCATGAGACAAAGCTATCTTTGCATGCCTTTAGGCATGCGTAAAACCTCTTGAAGATTGATTTCCCATCATATGACTCAACTTTCACCTTGATTGTGGACCCAGGATTTCTTCCTAATAGCTCATGAGCATAATCATAAATTCTACTATACTACTTACTGAAGGACCCAGCCACTTCGTCTGATGCATAGGCTTTGGCCCCGTAAGCCATGTTCTTAGATATTGCTATGTTCCATTTCCTAgtaattttatctctaatatcaaCTCCCTTTACATTAGGATTCTCTCTCAAtgttttttccaattttctATTACACCATTTTGCATTGAATAGTCGCAACTTGTGTTCCCTACTACATGTATGCCTGTCAACCACAGTCCTTAGTTTCCATGACTTTACTACATCCATGAAACCAAAATATGCCCTCCACGGACATTCTCCTTTTGATCCCAAACATTTAACcctaattctttttttatcattttcaacaagtttcaaaattttcccATTCTCTATTACATAACTTTTGATGGCATCAAGGATGTCTTGTTTATCCACGAAATATGTTCCCACTTCCCACTTGAAATCAATCATTTTTTTGGCATAGTAAACGTACAAAAATGCCCATACCCTTCTTCATCCTCACTGTCCTCATCACTTATATTAGAAGAAGTTAAGTCCTCAGATTGTCATTCGTCATTGAACCAACTAGAATCATTAatatcatcttcttccatatctgaCTCAAACCCAAGTAAAACAGGTTCAACCTCAACCTCCAAATTACCAGAACTGTAACTTACATCACACTGCACATTTATGTCTACTAACCCATCCTCACTATTCATCtaaccatcatcatcatcacgtGAGTACTCCAATCACAGACTTCTACTTCTATATCCTCCAAGTCCTGTACTTCTATTCTGTAAGCCTCACCATCTAACATATGACCCTCACCATGTTATGCTTCTATCCTCTCAGCCTCAACATCAGCTTCCTCAACCTCTATCATTTCTTCATGCACTTCATATGTTGTTGTCCTCTCAGCATCACCTTCCTGTGCTTCTATCCTCTCAACCTCAACATTAGCTTCCTCAACCTCTATCATTTCTTCATGCACTTCATCTGTTGTTGTCCTATCAGCATCACCTTCCTCAACTTCTATCCTCTCAGCCTCAACTTCTACTTCATCTGCTTCTGTCCTCTCAGCCTCAACATCAGCTTGTTGTCCCTCTATCCTCTCTTCCTGCACTTCATCTGTTGTTGTCCTCTCaccatcatcttcctcaatttaTGTCCTCTCACCTTCAACATAAGTTTCCTCAACCTCTATCCTTTCTTCCTACACTACATCTGCTTTTGTCCTCTCAACATCTCCTTGATCAACCTCTATCCTCTCACCCTCATCTTCAGCTACTTGTGTCATCTCACCCTGACCAACATCTTCTGCTTCTATCGTCTCACCATCACCACTTACCCCCTCATCCAACTGTTGCCTCAAACCATCATCTATACCCTCAACAAATTGTGCCCCTCACCACCCTCATTCACCTGAGCTGCAACTTCCTCACCTCCCTCATCAATGTTGTATTCAATCATGTCAATCACATCAGGTTGAGAGATAGTGTGCACAACATATAAATGAACGTGTCCATTTAAGTGAGCTAAATTGACCATATGCATGGCACCTACGTCATCACACAATGCTTCTAGCCTATTATCTAATACAGGACCACATCCAACAGAAAACCACATATCCTTAAAACCATCGTACCCAAGACTTTTCACTACACTAACTACAACAAAATAACTCCATAAGTCAGGATCAAAATACATTGTCTCACTTTTTCCTTCATACTTTAGGCACCTGTCATTCATGAACTTCCCCCATTGTGAATAACAACCTCTATATCGCCCATCACACACAACACAATCAACAATATTCTAGACCTACAAATAAGCCTAAAACGACAAAAAATACCGCTTGTTAAAGTGATAATGACAGAACAAACAAAGGGTTTAAAGATGGGGGACATGGGGGACCACAACCGCAATATGTAAAcaccacattttcaaacaacccCAACCTCACATTCGAAAAAACATCCCCAGATAACAACATAAACAATCGAATATTAAATTCATATCTATGTAAAGTACACATACTAACCTTCTAGTAAATTCCACTCCAACCACTTCACGCACACCTACAACGACTTCGCCTTTGACGTCCAAACTCCAATCACGAACCTCCAAAGCCCTAATGAAGTATGTATCCTCTCCACTAAAGACTTCGCTTAAGCTTCCGATGCACTCTCCTCTCAGATTTGTAATCCCAATTTCAATTTGTttgaaccctaaatcccatttcagattttcctaattttatattattacgtTCTACATAATTCCACGCATAATGACACGTTTAAACTCTAAACATGCCACGTTTCAAGAAAAAAACACGTAATTATCCCACTtgtgcaaaaacttaaccccgttaacgAAATTTAACGGTAGGGGCTTATTTGATGCAAATTACCACTcttaaggactcaattggggattctaataagaaggggatcaaaatgggaaaacctcacataaatagggacaactaaagggtttaaacctaaggtttaagataaatttgattattgatattaatgtttaaagtaaaaatatttgtttgagtATAACATTAGAAGAGAGAGGTGCTTAATTAAGTTTAACCTTAAtatctttattcttttgtaCATATTCAATTAACTAGTTCATAATTTTGTGAGCCTTCaaatattcataattatttttaggcttaataccccTAATGGTCTCTATTTTCGTCAAGTGTGTTCGATGTGGTCTcggtttttttttctattcaatgttgtcctaaagaatgtaatttttgttcaatttagtcctttttgcaaacggtgtttaaatcgttaacggccATTGCTCCTATTGTGCAATCTTGTTCTAAGATGGCATTTAACTTCTGCCACGttaccatcttcttcaaccttcgGCCCAGAAACCAAAACCCTACTTTCTCTCTAACCTTAGCGCCGCCACCGAACCCTAACGCCACCGCCGTCGCAGAAATTAATTATTAGCTGctcttaattttgaatttatagtagacatattttgttacttttcGTTCCAATGATTGCTGAAACCCGACGAAGAAGAATCATCGATTCAATCACAACTTTGATGATTCTGACACGTCTTCGGCGACTTGCTCCGTCTCACTAGGTCAGTGTCACCTCCTTTGTCCTTGATTTGGATTATCGAAAATCCAAAACGACTGAGCCAACCAATGGAATCACCCAACGCTAGTGACGATAATAGGTTTTCAAATCCAAAAGCTAACGCGACGACCTCAACCTCAGGTTTCACATTCAGTAGCACCTCTTTCGTTTCAGGCCTGTCCCGAAACAGATTCGTTATGTTTCGGAAGCCCAACCACGCCTCTACTTTCAATCCATTTCGCTACGGTGCTGCCGCCAATCGGCGATCGATTCCGGAATCTCAGGTGAAGGTTTAGACGCCGTACTCCACGGTGAGTTCGTGTTCGCTACTAATACTTCTTCGCGTGTTGACGAAAACTCGGTCTCTGAACATATGAACAAGTTGAAGATTATAAATGAAGGTGGAACAGGTTTTAGCAAATCGGACCTACAGAATGACCtaaggaagaaattgaacaTTAAGAAAGGAAGAGGTAATAATGCTGCTACTAAGAACTCAACTCATGAAGTTTTATGTCAGTTAAAGAATCTGAATGTTAATGAATCTGTTGGTAGTAATATTTGCAAGAGTAAAGTTGATGCTAAACCTAGTTTCGAGAATGTGACTACATTTGGAAAATGTGaaatgagagtggatttgaTGGAGAAATTGGAGAAGTTAAACCTAGTTAAGAAGAAGGAGGGATTTGTGTTTACTGGTAAGCAAGATAGTTCGGGCTTGTCTTTTGTTGAGTTTGAAACACCTGTACCAAAAGTTGGCAAAGAGggaaaacttaagcaaaagagTAGCAAAATAAGGATGAGTTCAAGCAGAGAAAATCTAAAGCATTATAGCACAACCCAGCGATGGCATGGAGAGGGTTTTGTTTCGAAGGAAAGTGTTTCCCAAGACCAACTACAGGGTTCACCGATGGATGTGTCacagaaggttgaagaagattgCATGTTCAACTACAatgaaggttgaagaagatggtgacgtGGCAGAAGTTAAATGTCATCTCAGAAGAAGATTGAACAGCTGAAGCAATGGccattaacgatttaaacgtcgtttgcaaaaaggactaaattgaacaaaaattacattctttaagacaacattgaacagaaaaaaaaaactaggacCAAATCGAACACACTcaacgaaaatagggaccatcAGGGGTATTAAGCCTTATTTTTACAACAAAATTTCATAAGCTAATATATGTAGCTACTACCACCTTTGTCATTGTTATTATCACCACTATTTTCATCATCGTTGTTGTTGTCGTTTTCCCATCTTATATGTATAACCTCTATCATCATCTTTTGATAGACTTCTTAAGTCAAGAAGTCAATCAACCCTCTCTTTCTCTCAAGAACACACAAAACATAACTgaataatatgtattttattaatgtatgaATGAATTCAGTGTACAAAGAATCACCCTCTCAAGGAAGCCTCTCTTCCTCCACTGGAACAATTATCCAGTCTATACCAAAATGTACAAATGACTAACTCCTCCCTTTATAATACAGCTCCTATTTATAGTATTTACCCCAATTCACACTAACTAACTACTGACAACAGCCTTTCCCACTCTCTACTCTCCTTACCTTGCactcatttcttcttctttctctcatatacttttaataCTTTAACATTACTCTTCTCCCCGagatcaaccttgtcctcaaggttgaattTAGGGAATTTTTGTCTGATATTAATCTCATCTTCCCATGTAGCTCCCTTCAGTCCTCCTTCTTGCCATTAAACCAACACCTAAGGTATCACCTCTCCTTTTTGCTGCTTGTTTCTTCTTTGCAACACCTTCAATGGTCTAAGAAGGGCCTCTCTACCTGTAATTCCACATGTAATTCTCCCTCAACCTCTGATGTGCTCCAATAACTATCTTCAATTGAGAAACATGGAATACTAGATATATTCTAGCCATTTTTGGCAGCTGAAATCAGAAAGCTACCGGTCCCACTTGTTTTTCCACCAAAAAGGGTTTGTAATGTCGTGCAGAGAGCTTAGGATGTAGCCTTATAGGCATAGAAACTTTCCTATGCGGTCTGATTTTGAGGAAAACCCAATCCCCCTCCTTGATCTTAGAtggttttctctttttgttaGCATAGTGGGTCATCTGAACTTAGGCCCCAGCTAAATGATACTTCAACTGTTTCAAAGCTTCATCTTTCGTTTACAGATCCAGAGCCACTACCTCAACCATTGTTTCCCTAGGTATGAACCTTGTTAAGGTAGGTGGTAATCTCGCATAGACTATCTCGAAAGGGGTACATTTGGAAGCTCCCTATTAGCTGGTATTATACCAGTATTCTGCCCATGGCAACACCATACTCCCCACCTTCAGTTGTTTTAAGTTGAAGCAACACAAATAGGTCTCAACACCCTATTTAATAGTTTCGTTTGTCCATCTGTTTTTGGGTGGTAGGCTGTGCTCATTCGAAGCTGAGTTCCCTACATTATGAATACCTCTTTCCAAAAATTTGGATATGCTTTCACTTCTTCCATAATCTTCTTCAAGCCTGCATCAcgctccacctcctccactacTTCTTGAAACTCTGGCCAATAAGGTTTGGTAATCATCTGCAAGACCTTGTCTTCTTCCTCGAATTCCTCTCCTTTTCTCGATAGACCATCAGCTACATGATTGGACACCCTTTTCCTATAAACAATGTCAAACTCATACTCTAGTAGCTTGGCCAACCAATTTTGCTACTTTTGAGTTGTGATACGTTGCTCTAACAGATAGTTCAGACTCCTCTAGTCAGTATAGACTACAAATCTTTGGCCTAAGAGATAAGGGCTCCAATGTTGGATGGCTAACACAAGAGacatcaactctttctcatagACTGATTTGGTGAGTATGCTTCTGAGAATGCCTTGCTATAGTAGGCAATCGACCTCTTGTTCTAAGATAGAGCAACTCCTATACCATTTCTTGATGCGTCATATTTCACATGAAATGTTTGAAAGAAGTCTGGTAATGTCAGAATTAGGGTTGTGGTTATTGCCTTCTTGAGAGCCTACATTGCTTCAACCCTTGTTTGAGACCATTCAAACTTCCCTTTCTTCAATAGATCTGTAAGGGGTCTCACAATCTTCCCATAGTCCTTGATGAATCGCTGATAGTATCCTGTGAGCCCTAGGAAACCCCTCAATTCCTTAATTCTACTAGGCTCAGGCCACCCCATCACGGCAGAGACCTTTTCCCCATCCATTTCAACCCTTGTCTCAGATACAATGTGTCTGAGATATCTAATTTGCCTTCTTCTGAACtcacatttctttttatttgcaAACAACTTATGTTAAGCTAACACCTCCAATACCAGCCTGAGATGTTGTTCATGTTCTCCCCATGTCTTTCTATACATcaatatatcatcaaagaatACTAGCACGAAACTTCTCAAGAGAGGTCTTAGGATTGAATTCATCATATCTTGGGAGGTAGCAGGGGCATTAGTCAGCCCGAAGGGCATCACTAGGAACTCATAGTGTCCCTGATGAGTCCTAAAGGCAGTCTTTTGGAATGTCTTCTTCCTTCATTCTGATCTGATGATACCTAGCTTTCAGATCAACCTTAGAGAAA harbors:
- the LOC108323135 gene encoding uncharacterized protein LOC108323135 yields the protein MIDFKWEVGTYFVDKQDILDAIKSYVIENGKILKLVENDKKRIRVKCLGSKGECPWRAYFGFMDVVKSWKLRTVVDRHTCSREHKLRLFNAKWCNRKLEKTLRENPNVKGVDIRDKITRKWNIAISKNMAYGAKAYASDEVAGSFRRNPGSTIKVKVESYDGKSIFKRFYACLKACKDSFVSCRPIIGLDGAFLKGRHRGELLTVVARDANDQMLPLAYAIIEVENKETWTWFMELLIEYLGGPEVCSSLTIISDQQKGLLQAVQDVILGVVKILCKAFICQLQEEIPWKEPEKAYVEGSYSNPPTKMGERDEMFWSRSRFTTATQCDTLTNNMLEAFNSVLVNTRTKPIFTMLEEIRLYMMKRWATNRSRAMSFKSSICPKILSRLQKEGLQTMNWIPSWSAQRLFEVRHVSQSGEKFVVDIDQYSCSCRKWSISGIPCVHALAAMRFLSIHPEDYIPVCYQKSTYEEIYSSIIYPINGNNLWKVTQSSNVMPPSTRQMSGRPKKKRRLEQWKLKKSSTKMSKGGLLKRCGICREVGHNRKNYRRETRCRKRDNNLVHYRRVKQMEKNHFRVEDYSLF